A single Candidatus Dadabacteria bacterium DNA region contains:
- a CDS encoding DUF5343 domain-containing protein has protein sequence MTGSKKGDNFEFLDDLASDIIVIPPPRPLHPQRSWLSVDIIKRYVGEKPILGVNLYFHHIVFENSQDASFQGVVGKHPVTSAKGTIEFVTSPEVTILEFSARSCILIASTSCIYLRKISMASKLPYMVSVGLIPKILEKVQNAKRPERFTQDFLETKLGHSGGSARPIIPLLKRMGLLGADGVPTVLYDQFRNPETQGFAVAKGIKNAFTELFDRNEYVYELSREKLTGQVIEITGGTKEDSRTRAIVGTFLALKELADFEAEDPQNLVSEQKSEATSLAQPSSDAENVSPITDKDNIELRVGYTINLNLPETKDPEVFNAIFRALRENLLKN, from the coding sequence AAAGGGGATAATTTTGAGTTCTTGGATGATCTTGCCTCTGACATAATCGTGATCCCCCCTCCCCGGCCCTTGCATCCTCAAAGAAGCTGGCTTTCGGTCGACATAATAAAAAGGTACGTCGGGGAAAAACCCATTCTCGGTGTTAATCTATACTTTCATCACATAGTTTTTGAGAATAGCCAGGATGCAAGTTTCCAAGGTGTTGTGGGCAAACATCCTGTTACGAGCGCTAAGGGCACAATAGAGTTCGTGACCTCACCGGAAGTGACAATTCTTGAGTTTTCAGCCCGGTCTTGTATCCTAATCGCTTCAACTTCTTGTATATATTTGAGGAAGATATCAATGGCTTCTAAGTTGCCCTATATGGTGTCAGTAGGATTGATTCCGAAGATACTAGAAAAAGTTCAAAATGCAAAGCGCCCTGAAAGGTTTACTCAAGATTTTCTGGAGACGAAACTCGGACACAGTGGGGGTAGTGCACGACCTATTATTCCGTTACTAAAACGTATGGGGCTTCTCGGTGCAGACGGAGTTCCAACGGTTCTATACGACCAATTTCGTAATCCTGAGACCCAAGGCTTCGCCGTTGCCAAAGGGATAAAGAATGCATTTACCGAACTTTTTGACCGGAATGAATATGTCTACGAATTGTCTCGTGAAAAGTTGACAGGACAGGTAATCGAGATCACAGGTGGAACAAAGGAAGACAGTCGCACCAGAGCCATTGTTGGCACCTTTTTGGCGCTGAAAGAGTTAGCGGACTTCGAGGCGGAGGATCCCCAAAATCTAGTCTCTGAACAAAAATCGGAAGCAACTTCTTTGGCACAGCCTTCGAGTGACGCTGAAAATGTATCTCCGATTACCGATAAAGACAACATTGAGTTGAGAGTAGGATACACGATCAATCTCAACCTCCCAGAGACCAAAGATCCCGAGGTCTTCAATGCTATTTTCAGAGCTCTTAGGGAGAATCTATTGAAAAACTGA
- a CDS encoding Swt1 family HEPN domain-containing protein, translating into MRAEEAIKLFGLNNLTIESDIRQIEREYDIDLGHKKDQEQSIDQTYYPQFTERLRTEASRMSTNYAIFYCLENSIREVIVQRLEEEHGTNWWSTAVPEIVRKNAERNRKKELSSGVTPRSVELIDFTTFGELGEIIKANWDIFGDMFCDVQAVERVLATLNTLRAPIAHCKALAEDEELRLHLSLRDWFRQME; encoded by the coding sequence ATGCGCGCAGAAGAAGCAATCAAATTATTTGGGTTAAACAACCTAACTATCGAGTCGGATATTCGACAGATAGAAAGGGAGTATGATATTGATCTTGGCCACAAGAAAGACCAAGAACAAAGCATAGATCAGACTTATTACCCTCAGTTCACTGAACGGCTTCGAACCGAGGCATCTCGTATGTCAACGAATTATGCAATCTTTTACTGTCTTGAGAATAGTATACGAGAAGTGATTGTCCAGCGTCTTGAGGAAGAGCACGGTACCAACTGGTGGAGTACTGCTGTACCGGAAATCGTTCGTAAGAACGCTGAGCGAAACCGAAAGAAAGAACTATCATCGGGAGTCACCCCCCGATCAGTAGAGCTAATAGATTTCACAACCTTTGGGGAGCTAGGCGAAATCATTAAGGCTAATTGGGACATCTTCGGTGATATGTTTTGCGATGTTCAGGCAGTCGAAAGGGTCCTAGCGACGCTTAATACATTGCGTGCGCCGATAGCACACTGCAAAGCACTCGCGGAGGACGAAGAATTGCGACTACATCTAAGTCTACGCGACTGGTTCCGGCAGATGGAATAA